The proteins below are encoded in one region of Aequorivita iocasae:
- a CDS encoding L-threonylcarbamoyladenylate synthase gives MAEFIKIYEDNPNPKEIKRVVKILRDGGVIIYPSDTVYALGCDINNNRAMERVAQLRGVKLEKANFSFVCENLSNLSDYVKQIDTPTFKILKRNLPGPYTFILPGNNNLPTVFKKKKEVGIRVPDNSITRAIVQQLGNPIISTSIKDEDEVIEYTTDPELILEKWDNLVDLVIDGGYGGNIASTVIDLTGPEPVVVREGKGSLEI, from the coding sequence ATGGCTGAATTTATCAAGATTTATGAGGATAACCCAAACCCGAAAGAGATTAAACGGGTTGTGAAAATTCTTCGCGATGGTGGAGTAATAATTTATCCTAGCGATACGGTATATGCGCTGGGCTGCGATATAAATAACAACCGTGCAATGGAAAGAGTAGCACAACTTCGGGGAGTGAAGCTGGAAAAAGCTAATTTCTCTTTCGTATGTGAGAATCTGAGTAATCTCAGCGATTATGTAAAGCAAATAGACACGCCTACTTTTAAAATATTGAAAAGAAATCTTCCCGGACCCTACACCTTTATTCTTCCGGGGAATAATAATCTTCCCACGGTTTTTAAAAAGAAAAAGGAAGTGGGTATCCGGGTGCCTGATAATTCCATAACTCGTGCCATTGTGCAACAATTGGGCAACCCTATAATTTCAACCTCTATTAAGGATGAGGATGAGGTAATTGAGTACACTACCGACCCTGAACTTATTCTAGAGAAATGGGACAATTTGGTAGATTTGGTTATTGATGGAGGGTATGGTGGCAATATTGCTTCTACGGTAATTGATCTTACGGGGCCAGAACCAGTGGTAGTTAGGGAAGGGAAAGGAAGTTTGGAAATTTAA
- a CDS encoding glycosyltransferase family 2 protein translates to MKVAVVILNWNGKDLLEKFLPSVVRFSSGATVYVADNASTDNSVSFVSEFFPTVKIIQNKMNGGYAKGYNDALKNLSEDIFVLLNSDVELTENWLPPIISEFEKDASVVAAQPKILDYKNKDYFEYAGAAGGFIDKYGYPYCRGRIFNTLEKDMGQYNDVSEIFWASGACLFVKSEAFWKAGGLDEDYFAHQEEIDLCWRLQAKGGKILYVGASEVYHVGGATLATLNPKKTFYNFRNSLLNLLKNAAGTKAITALFVRMLLDGLAAFQFLFQGKPKHFFAILKAHYSFYSMVSKFIQKRKAFSSTLKYYTIKSIVFQYFINNKKVFTQL, encoded by the coding sequence GTGAAAGTAGCCGTAGTAATCTTAAATTGGAACGGAAAGGATTTGTTGGAAAAATTTCTGCCTTCGGTGGTGAGGTTTTCTTCCGGAGCAACTGTATATGTTGCAGACAATGCTTCTACGGATAATTCTGTGTCATTTGTTTCAGAATTTTTTCCAACGGTAAAAATCATTCAAAACAAAATGAATGGTGGGTATGCAAAAGGGTATAATGATGCTTTAAAAAACCTTTCGGAAGATATTTTCGTTTTGTTGAATAGTGATGTAGAATTGACCGAAAATTGGTTACCACCCATAATTTCTGAGTTTGAAAAAGACGCTTCCGTGGTGGCGGCCCAACCAAAAATTCTGGATTACAAAAACAAAGATTATTTTGAATATGCCGGTGCGGCGGGCGGTTTTATTGACAAATACGGCTACCCTTACTGCCGCGGGCGTATCTTCAACACTTTGGAAAAAGATATGGGTCAGTATAACGATGTTTCAGAGATTTTCTGGGCTTCGGGTGCTTGCCTTTTCGTGAAATCCGAAGCTTTTTGGAAAGCAGGTGGACTTGATGAAGATTACTTTGCGCACCAAGAAGAAATTGATCTTTGCTGGCGGTTACAGGCAAAGGGCGGAAAAATACTTTACGTGGGCGCTTCGGAAGTTTATCATGTGGGCGGGGCAACGCTGGCAACATTAAATCCCAAAAAGACATTCTATAATTTTCGTAATTCCCTTTTAAACCTTCTCAAAAATGCAGCAGGCACAAAAGCTATTACTGCATTATTTGTACGAATGCTTCTGGACGGTTTGGCCGCTTTTCAATTTTTATTTCAAGGAAAACCAAAACATTTCTTCGCAATATTAAAAGCACATTATAGCTTTTATAGTATGGTGTCAAAGTTTATACAAAAAAGAAAAGCCTTTTCTTCAACTTTAAAATACTACACGATTAAATCTATTGTCTTTCAATACTTTATAAATAATAAAAAAGTTTTTACCCAACTATAG
- a CDS encoding OmpA/MotB family protein, with protein MKKLLILAVCSSLAITSCVSKKKYAELEAKQQNTQDLLNTATVKLNDCLTERAAATARAKQLEERLADMKKTNEDLIQSSKELTMLTSKGATNLEKSLESLKEKDLKITRLQDALNKKDSVTLALVTSLKREVGINDPDIEINVEKGVVYISLSDKVLFKSGSYQISSRANEILGKVAKVINGKPDFEAMVEGHTDNVPYKSGVLLDNWDLSVKRATAIVRALQDLGIAPERLVAAGRGEYDPLVPNTTAENRATNRRTRILVLPKIDQFYDMIEKEMKNLEAGGK; from the coding sequence ATGAAGAAACTATTGATTCTAGCAGTATGTTCAAGTTTAGCTATTACTTCTTGCGTTTCCAAGAAAAAATATGCAGAACTTGAAGCAAAACAACAAAACACACAGGATTTGCTGAATACGGCAACTGTTAAACTTAACGACTGCCTTACCGAAAGAGCGGCGGCCACAGCACGTGCTAAACAACTGGAGGAACGCTTGGCAGATATGAAAAAGACCAACGAAGACCTTATCCAAAGTTCAAAAGAACTTACTATGTTGACCTCTAAAGGTGCTACCAACCTGGAAAAATCTTTGGAAAGTCTAAAAGAAAAAGACTTGAAAATTACACGTTTGCAGGATGCACTTAACAAAAAAGATAGTGTAACGCTTGCACTTGTTACTAGTCTTAAAAGAGAAGTGGGTATAAATGATCCAGACATTGAAATAAATGTTGAAAAAGGTGTGGTTTACATTTCACTTTCAGATAAGGTTTTATTTAAGTCAGGAAGCTACCAGATTTCTTCAAGAGCTAATGAAATTTTAGGAAAAGTTGCCAAAGTAATCAATGGCAAACCTGACTTTGAGGCAATGGTTGAAGGACACACAGATAACGTACCATATAAAAGCGGGGTGTTGTTAGACAACTGGGACTTGAGTGTAAAGCGTGCTACAGCTATAGTAAGAGCCTTGCAGGATTTAGGCATTGCACCAGAAAGATTGGTTGCTGCAGGTCGCGGGGAGTACGATCCATTAGTACCAAATACCACTGCTGAAAACAGAGCTACCAACAGACGTACACGTATTTTAGTACTTCCAAAAATCGATCAATTTTATGATATGATCGAAAAGGAAATGAAAAACCTTGAAGCTGGCGGAAAATAA
- a CDS encoding hypervirulence associated TUDOR domain-containing protein: MIRKGSKVRWKWGNGEAEGKVIETFSEEITKTIKGNKITRKGEKGNKALYIEQTDGDKVLKLESEVKK; encoded by the coding sequence ATGATTCGAAAAGGTTCAAAAGTAAGGTGGAAATGGGGCAACGGTGAGGCCGAAGGAAAAGTAATCGAAACTTTTTCCGAAGAAATTACCAAAACCATAAAGGGAAATAAAATTACACGAAAAGGCGAAAAAGGAAACAAAGCACTCTACATTGAGCAAACAGATGGAGATAAAGTTTTAAAACTTGAAAGTGAAGTAAAAAAATAA
- a CDS encoding metal-dependent hydrolase translates to MKITFYGQNSLGIEIKGKHILVDPFISGNDLAKDKIDINTLKADYILLTHAHQDHTLDAEAIAKNTGAIIVSNFEIANHYEKKGIEVHPMNHGGSWKFEFGKVKYVIAHHTSSFPDGSYGGQPGGFVIEGEHKNIYIAGDTALTMDMKLIPMQTKLDLAILPIGDNFTMGIDDAIIASDFVQCDKVLGVHYDTFGYIEIDHEEAKRKFYDANKDLMLLEIGESIEL, encoded by the coding sequence ATGAAGATTACATTCTACGGACAAAATTCTTTGGGAATTGAAATAAAGGGAAAACACATTTTGGTGGACCCATTTATTTCAGGAAATGACCTTGCAAAAGACAAAATTGATATCAACACTTTAAAAGCAGATTATATTCTTTTAACCCATGCGCATCAGGATCATACGCTTGACGCGGAAGCAATTGCGAAAAATACGGGAGCAATAATCGTTAGCAATTTTGAGATTGCAAACCATTATGAGAAAAAGGGCATCGAAGTACACCCAATGAACCACGGCGGAAGCTGGAAATTTGAATTTGGGAAAGTAAAATATGTCATTGCCCACCACACAAGTAGTTTTCCCGATGGAAGTTACGGCGGCCAACCCGGCGGGTTTGTGATTGAGGGCGAACACAAAAACATTTACATAGCGGGGGACACCGCGCTAACAATGGATATGAAATTGATCCCGATGCAAACCAAATTGGATTTAGCAATTCTCCCAATAGGTGATAATTTCACAATGGGAATTGACGATGCAATTATTGCAAGTGATTTTGTTCAGTGCGACAAAGTTTTGGGAGTGCATTACGATACTTTCGGATACATTGAAATTGATCACGAAGAAGCAAAACGCAAGTTTTATGATGCCAATAAGGATTTGATGTTGCTGGAAATTGGGGAGTCGATAGAATTATAA
- a CDS encoding DoxX family protein produces MNNTTSYNLGLLLLRVGFGALMLTHGIPKLLKMLSGDFSFGDPIGIGETATLILAVLCEVLFPLLVIIGFKTRLSVIPVIITMAVAAFIVHAADPFGTKEMAILYLIGFTAIALLGAGKYSIDRK; encoded by the coding sequence ATGAATAATACAACCAGTTATAATTTAGGCTTGCTACTACTGCGCGTAGGCTTTGGCGCACTAATGCTAACCCATGGAATTCCAAAGCTTTTAAAAATGCTTTCGGGTGATTTTTCCTTTGGAGACCCCATTGGTATTGGTGAAACAGCAACCTTGATTTTGGCTGTACTGTGTGAAGTTCTTTTTCCTTTACTTGTAATTATTGGTTTCAAAACTAGATTGTCCGTGATTCCTGTTATTATTACAATGGCGGTTGCTGCTTTTATTGTTCACGCCGCTGATCCTTTTGGAACAAAGGAGATGGCGATACTATATTTAATCGGATTTACTGCTATTGCACTTCTGGGAGCTGGAAAATATTCAATTGATAGGAAATAG
- the menA gene encoding 1,4-dihydroxy-2-naphthoate octaprenyltransferase, which yields MTKIKAWVAAARLRTLPLSVSGIIVGASFGNQHSLLESTLSCCFGCPPVWQSGLFWLAILVTIGFQVLSNFANDYGDGVRGTDAKRQGEKRMVASGIISPKQMKIGMIITGVLTFFLATFLIFMAFGNENFIISFIFFNLTIVSIIAAVKYTVGKKAYGYSGLGDVFVFLFFGLLSVLGSYYLFTHKLYWELLLPAIAIGCFSTAVLNLNNMRDIESDTAAGKNTLVVKLGIRKAKKYHAFLLLFGMFCAILYTIINYSEPSQFVYLIAFIPFLLNIKTVFKNKSPMLLDGELKKVALSTFLFAILFSIFM from the coding sequence ATGACAAAAATTAAAGCTTGGGTTGCTGCGGCAAGATTGCGAACGTTGCCGCTTTCGGTTTCGGGAATTATTGTGGGGGCTTCATTCGGAAACCAACATTCGCTTCTTGAATCAACTTTGTCCTGTTGTTTTGGATGTCCGCCGGTTTGGCAATCTGGTTTATTCTGGCTTGCAATATTGGTTACAATTGGTTTCCAAGTTTTATCAAATTTCGCCAATGATTACGGCGATGGCGTGCGCGGCACAGATGCTAAAAGACAGGGCGAAAAGCGCATGGTAGCTTCGGGTATTATTTCACCCAAACAGATGAAAATTGGGATGATTATTACGGGCGTTCTAACGTTTTTTCTCGCCACCTTTTTAATTTTTATGGCTTTTGGCAATGAAAACTTCATCATTTCATTTATATTTTTCAACTTAACAATAGTTTCCATCATCGCGGCGGTTAAATATACCGTTGGTAAAAAAGCCTACGGCTATTCAGGCTTGGGCGATGTTTTTGTATTTCTGTTTTTTGGATTGTTAAGTGTTTTGGGAAGTTATTATTTATTCACCCATAAGCTATATTGGGAACTTTTGTTGCCAGCCATTGCGATAGGGTGTTTTAGTACAGCGGTCCTTAATTTGAACAACATGCGCGATATTGAAAGCGATACTGCAGCTGGGAAAAACACATTAGTTGTGAAATTGGGAATACGTAAAGCAAAAAAATATCATGCTTTTTTATTGCTTTTCGGAATGTTTTGCGCAATACTCTACACTATAATCAATTATTCGGAGCCCTCTCAATTTGTGTACTTAATCGCTTTTATTCCTTTCCTTTTAAACATAAAAACCGTTTTTAAAAATAAATCGCCAATGCTACTCGATGGCGAACTGAAGAAGGTCGCGCTCAGCACTTTTTTGTTTGCAATCTTGTTTAGTATATTTATGTGA
- a CDS encoding alpha/beta hydrolase encodes MKKLLVLILLFGIHINFISCSKDSDTTTTDSLAEKTILNVSYGNNPQQKYDLYLPANRSSTKTKIIMLVHGGGWTGGDKADMDFFISYIKQRHPDHAIVNVNYVLADLETPAFPNQFLDVDAIINKLTSEKNELQILPEFAMIGASAGAHISLMYDYVYDTDDQVKIVGDIVGPTDFTDPFYSENPNFSLLMTALVDEGAYPQGTNYAEILSPAMRVSNASSPTLLFYGNADPLVPLTNGNTLNVALNNSLIDHNFTVYEGGHGDWGQNDIENMKEQISIAIDTYLEIMN; translated from the coding sequence ATGAAAAAGCTCTTAGTTCTAATTCTCCTTTTCGGAATACATATCAATTTCATTTCCTGTTCCAAAGATAGCGACACTACTACTACAGATTCTTTAGCTGAGAAAACCATACTAAATGTTTCCTACGGAAATAATCCACAACAAAAATATGACCTTTATCTGCCCGCAAATCGATCTTCCACTAAAACCAAAATTATCATGCTGGTTCATGGCGGCGGCTGGACCGGTGGCGATAAGGCCGATATGGACTTCTTTATTTCCTATATAAAACAGAGGCATCCAGACCACGCAATAGTAAACGTAAACTATGTACTTGCTGATTTGGAGACGCCGGCATTTCCCAACCAATTTTTGGATGTTGATGCGATAATCAATAAATTGACTTCCGAAAAAAACGAACTCCAAATCCTACCAGAATTTGCCATGATCGGTGCTAGTGCGGGTGCGCACATTTCATTAATGTACGATTATGTTTATGATACGGACGACCAAGTAAAAATAGTTGGCGATATTGTTGGTCCCACAGATTTTACAGATCCATTTTATAGTGAAAATCCAAATTTCTCCTTGTTGATGACTGCTTTGGTGGACGAGGGTGCTTATCCTCAGGGAACAAATTATGCAGAAATTTTGAGTCCAGCAATGCGTGTTTCTAATGCCAGCAGTCCCACCCTGCTTTTCTATGGAAATGCAGATCCCTTGGTCCCACTTACCAATGGAAACACTTTAAATGTAGCGCTAAACAATTCGCTGATAGACCACAATTTCACGGTCTATGAAGGTGGCCATGGCGATTGGGGCCAAAACGATATTGAAAATATGAAAGAGCAAATAAGTATCGCTATTGATACTTATTTGGAAATTATGAATTGA
- the holA gene encoding DNA polymerase III subunit delta: protein MPLDKVKSIIADIKNGNTKPIYFLMGEEPYYIDGISKYIEENVLSEEEKGFNQMVLYGRDVTVDDIISNAKRYPMMAEKQVVIVKEAQDLSRTIENLVPYAKDPQPTTVLVLCYKYKTLDKRKKLAKEIAKTGVVFESKKLYENQVPDWIKRVLAAKGYTITPKAAQMLVEFLGNDLSKVNNELEKLQLILKPGEQITPQIIEENIGISKDFNNFELQNAIGEKDIKKAFAIIQYFSQNPKNNPLVMTVALLYSFFSKLLKYHALTNKGDAAKALGVNPYFIKDYQTAARNYPMKKVSAIIAAIREVDMKSKGVGAANLSQGDLLKELLVKIFN from the coding sequence ATGCCGCTCGACAAAGTAAAATCCATCATCGCTGATATTAAAAACGGAAACACAAAGCCTATCTATTTTTTGATGGGTGAGGAGCCCTATTATATTGATGGTATTTCAAAATATATTGAGGAAAACGTTTTAAGCGAAGAGGAAAAAGGGTTTAATCAAATGGTCCTTTACGGACGGGATGTTACTGTGGACGATATTATCAGCAATGCCAAACGCTACCCGATGATGGCTGAAAAACAGGTGGTAATTGTAAAAGAGGCACAGGATCTTTCGCGAACTATAGAAAACTTGGTGCCCTATGCCAAAGATCCGCAGCCCACAACCGTTTTAGTGCTTTGCTACAAGTATAAAACATTGGACAAACGCAAAAAACTGGCAAAGGAAATTGCAAAAACAGGCGTTGTTTTTGAGAGCAAAAAGCTCTATGAAAATCAGGTTCCCGATTGGATAAAACGTGTTTTAGCCGCAAAAGGATACACTATTACACCAAAGGCCGCACAGATGCTGGTTGAATTTCTTGGAAATGATTTGAGCAAAGTAAATAACGAGCTTGAAAAACTGCAACTCATCTTAAAACCCGGAGAGCAGATTACACCTCAAATTATTGAGGAAAACATCGGGATTAGCAAGGATTTCAACAACTTTGAGCTTCAGAATGCCATTGGAGAAAAAGATATAAAAAAGGCTTTTGCAATCATTCAATATTTTTCACAAAACCCAAAAAACAATCCGTTGGTTATGACGGTGGCATTACTGTACAGCTTTTTTTCAAAATTGTTGAAATACCATGCGCTTACCAATAAAGGCGATGCGGCAAAGGCTTTGGGTGTAAACCCGTACTTTATAAAAGATTATCAAACTGCTGCACGAAATTACCCTATGAAAAAGGTAAGTGCCATCATAGCCGCAATCCGTGAGGTGGATATGAAAAGTAAAGGTGTGGGTGCTGCAAATCTTTCGCAGGGTGATTTGTTGAAGGAATTGTTGGTGAAGATTTTTAATTAA
- a CDS encoding choice-of-anchor I family protein, with product MKQITLFIALVFSTFVFAQQALITGYVDSPCPSANGRVLEIYVDGTIDFTGWAVQRQSNGNGFTTNIDLSSFATISDAFIYITNNEAIFTGEFGISTNILENSNINSNGDDAFQIIDNNSMVIDRFGEDGVDGTGTAWEHEDSYYLRNDFSNANGGNFDPVNWTFGALQVLDGQGTCNSGPALSTIVALGSFQPAVTSTSDLIITEIFSGQAGTDLTADWFEIENVGTGAWVSGVDSDLYYDDESADPTTADIIQGISEIQPGGFAIVLIGDANDVTTFTNVWGQVIDLTDVQVGFTDGAGLGAGGDAVTIWQGDPNTTSPVDSATYPDTSSNDGQSYDVDLATFSVVGNANGAVETIDMGGDNMDVPNIGSPGNGLPVTVTSVQFDTPYASVSEDGNSITITVEVSQAPTVNGSVEVSLIAGGTAVEGTDFSFAASETLNFAAGSTASQSVTIPIINNTEDGSDLFFVLSLTNPSSVIVGNTNLFSVYILDDDTLVPTGNASELDVNYLTSYLVDAGGTAEITAYDSATQRLFVTTVGAIEALDFSDPENITSLATVDITAFGSSVQSVAVSNGIVAAAISANDPLDNGFVVLADTDGNNPTVLEVGSLPDMLTFSPDGTKLLVANEGQPSNDYTVDPEGSVSVIDVTAGLGAITQADVTTLNFNAFDSQEVALKAAGVRIFGPGASVSQDLEPEYITVSDDSQMAYVTLQENNAYAIIDLSALEITDIISFGKKDHSLPQNSLDTSDETDFIFNASWPIKGLYMPDAVSFYSVNGVDYIVTANEGDARDYSGYEEEKKLGDSDYILDPNIFSNIDILSLETNLGDINVTAASGDENNDGLYEEIHVFGGRSFSIFEAATGNLVYDSGNDFEIITAADPNLGGIFNASNDNNNFKNRSDNKGPEPEGVLVKQIGDQFYAFVLLERIGGMMVYNITDPVNPIYLQYVNSRGTVPGEPESGDLGPEGVVYVDAADSPTGKALVILSNEVSATLSIYSLDNVLSVPENELTATTFKIYPNPAKDIVFFSKPDSYEVFDMLGRSVSSQKETVSLNISTFAPGTYIVKNTKGISQKLIVK from the coding sequence ATGAAACAAATTACATTATTTATCGCATTGGTATTCAGCACGTTTGTATTTGCTCAACAGGCATTGATAACGGGGTATGTAGACTCACCTTGCCCCAGCGCAAATGGCCGTGTTCTCGAAATTTACGTTGATGGTACTATAGATTTTACCGGGTGGGCCGTTCAAAGACAATCCAATGGAAATGGTTTTACTACAAATATTGACCTTTCTTCCTTTGCCACTATTTCAGACGCTTTTATTTACATCACCAATAATGAAGCAATTTTTACCGGTGAGTTTGGAATTTCTACTAATATTCTAGAAAATTCAAATATCAATTCAAATGGTGATGATGCCTTCCAAATTATTGATAATAATAGTATGGTGATTGACCGTTTTGGTGAAGATGGTGTTGACGGTACGGGCACCGCTTGGGAACACGAAGATTCTTACTATTTAAGGAATGATTTTTCCAACGCAAATGGAGGAAATTTTGATCCTGTAAATTGGACATTTGGTGCACTCCAAGTTTTGGATGGTCAAGGAACCTGTAACAGTGGCCCTGCTCTAAGCACCATCGTTGCCTTGGGCAGTTTTCAGCCAGCGGTAACTTCGACTTCAGATTTAATTATAACTGAAATATTCTCAGGTCAAGCTGGAACAGATTTAACTGCAGATTGGTTCGAAATTGAAAACGTGGGGACAGGAGCTTGGGTTTCCGGCGTAGATAGCGATTTATATTATGATGATGAATCTGCGGATCCAACAACTGCTGATATTATCCAAGGTATTTCTGAAATTCAGCCTGGTGGCTTTGCAATTGTTTTGATTGGAGACGCAAACGATGTTACAACATTTACAAATGTTTGGGGCCAAGTAATTGATTTAACCGACGTGCAAGTTGGATTTACGGATGGTGCTGGGCTTGGTGCCGGTGGCGATGCCGTTACAATTTGGCAAGGTGATCCCAACACTACTTCACCAGTAGATTCAGCTACTTATCCAGATACGTCGTCAAACGATGGACAATCATACGATGTAGATTTAGCCACTTTTAGTGTAGTAGGAAATGCCAATGGAGCCGTTGAAACAATTGATATGGGCGGGGACAATATGGACGTGCCCAACATTGGTTCTCCCGGTAATGGATTGCCAGTAACTGTAACAAGCGTACAGTTTGATACTCCTTATGCATCAGTATCTGAAGATGGTAATTCTATAACCATTACTGTAGAGGTTTCGCAGGCTCCAACAGTAAATGGATCTGTAGAGGTAAGTTTAATTGCTGGCGGTACGGCGGTAGAAGGCACTGATTTTTCTTTTGCTGCTTCGGAAACTTTAAATTTTGCAGCAGGTAGTACGGCTTCACAATCTGTTACTATTCCTATAATAAATAATACAGAGGATGGAAGTGATTTGTTCTTCGTGCTTTCGCTAACAAACCCTTCGAGTGTTATAGTTGGAAATACAAATCTATTTTCAGTATATATTCTGGATGATGATACATTAGTACCTACTGGTAATGCAAGCGAACTAGACGTAAATTACCTTACGAGTTACTTGGTTGATGCTGGCGGAACTGCCGAAATCACCGCGTATGACTCCGCAACACAGCGTTTGTTTGTAACTACAGTAGGCGCTATCGAAGCATTGGATTTTTCAGATCCAGAAAACATTACTTCTTTGGCTACAGTTGATATTACTGCATTTGGAAGTTCCGTACAAAGTGTTGCTGTTAGCAATGGAATTGTAGCTGCAGCTATATCAGCAAATGATCCTTTAGATAATGGTTTTGTGGTTTTGGCAGATACCGATGGAAACAACCCAACGGTTTTGGAGGTAGGTTCTTTACCAGATATGCTTACATTTTCACCTGATGGAACAAAACTTTTGGTTGCCAATGAGGGACAACCAAGCAACGATTACACTGTTGACCCCGAGGGTTCGGTTTCTGTGATAGATGTAACTGCTGGTTTGGGTGCAATAACACAAGCTGATGTAACAACGCTTAATTTCAATGCATTTGATTCGCAAGAAGTAGCACTTAAAGCAGCTGGCGTTCGAATTTTTGGACCAGGAGCTTCCGTATCGCAAGATTTGGAGCCTGAGTACATAACTGTTTCCGATGATTCTCAGATGGCATATGTAACGCTTCAAGAGAATAATGCTTATGCAATCATAGATCTTTCCGCTTTGGAAATCACAGATATTATTTCCTTTGGAAAAAAGGACCACAGCCTACCACAAAATTCATTGGATACTTCAGATGAAACTGATTTTATCTTCAATGCCTCTTGGCCTATCAAAGGATTGTATATGCCAGATGCAGTTTCATTCTATTCAGTGAACGGTGTAGATTATATTGTTACTGCAAATGAAGGAGATGCCAGAGATTATTCAGGTTATGAAGAAGAGAAAAAGTTAGGAGATTCAGATTATATTTTGGATCCAAACATATTTTCGAACATTGACATTCTAAGTTTGGAGACAAACCTTGGTGATATCAATGTTACTGCTGCTTCGGGTGACGAGAACAACGATGGGCTGTATGAGGAAATTCACGTGTTTGGCGGGCGTTCCTTCAGTATTTTTGAAGCTGCCACAGGCAATTTGGTTTACGATAGCGGAAATGATTTTGAAATAATTACCGCAGCCGATCCAAACTTGGGTGGAATCTTTAATGCCAGCAATGATAACAATAATTTCAAAAACAGAAGTGATAATAAAGGACCGGAGCCTGAAGGTGTACTTGTGAAGCAAATAGGCGATCAATTTTATGCTTTTGTACTTTTAGAGCGTATTGGAGGAATGATGGTTTATAACATTACCGATCCAGTGAACCCAATATATCTTCAGTATGTAAATAGCCGTGGAACCGTGCCCGGTGAACCCGAAAGTGGTGATTTAGGTCCGGAAGGTGTCGTGTATGTGGATGCAGCAGATAGTCCTACCGGAAAAGCACTTGTTATTCTTTCAAATGAAGTTAGTGCTACTTTGAGCATCTATTCATTAGATAATGTTTTGTCTGTTCCTGAAAATGAATTGACCGCTACAACCTTTAAGATTTACCCAAATCCTGCGAAAGATATCGTTTTCTTCAGTAAGCCAGATTCCTATGAAGTTTTTGATATGCTGGGTCGTTCCGTTAGCAGCCAAAAGGAAACAGTTTCCTTGAATATATCAACTTTTGCCCCAGGGACCTATATTGTTAAAAATACGAAAGGAATTTCACAAAAATTGATTGTTAAATAA
- a CDS encoding type I restriction enzyme HsdR N-terminal domain-containing protein, which yields MQKLNFPEYSFRFKSSENKTLVFDEIRKKFVVLTPEEWVRLHAVQFLLKEKNYPKSLINVEKQLKLNNTVKRYDIVVFNNDGSIFLIVECKAPSIVISQQTFDQIARYNLALKAEYLVVTNGLEHYFCQMDFENERYIFLKEIPNYK from the coding sequence ATGCAAAAACTGAACTTTCCCGAATATTCCTTTCGCTTCAAAAGTAGCGAAAATAAAACGTTGGTTTTTGATGAAATCAGAAAAAAATTCGTGGTGCTTACCCCGGAGGAATGGGTTCGGTTGCACGCTGTCCAATTTCTTCTAAAAGAAAAAAACTATCCCAAAAGTCTTATAAACGTTGAAAAACAATTGAAACTCAACAATACCGTAAAACGATACGACATTGTGGTTTTCAACAATGACGGAAGCATTTTTTTGATTGTGGAATGCAAAGCGCCATCAATAGTCATCAGCCAGCAAACATTTGATCAAATTGCCCGCTATAACTTAGCGCTGAAAGCTGAATATTTAGTGGTTACCAATGGTTTGGAACATTATTTCTGCCAAATGGACTTTGAAAATGAACGCTATATTTTTTTAAAGGAAATTCCCAATTATAAATAA